GCCAGCATAAGACTAAGAGTTTTGGAAGTAGGCCTAAGTAGTATCTTATAACaaatctggctggccctttcattatcATTGGGGTGGCGGTAGTGTGGACATGTTGCAAATTCACTCTCTTGTTCTGAACACAGGGGTGTCCCGACCAAAGTGTTTGTTGGTCAGCTACCAGAAACAATGAGGAAATCTGATATGGAAGACCTATTCAGGAAGTTTGGAGAAGTCGTTGAATGTGACGTTGTCAAAGACTTCGGTTTCGTCGTAAGTAAAGTATGAGTGAAGTCACAATGCACCTACCGTATCTGACTTAAAAGTGTAGATTACCCTGGTTTACACTCACAGTTCACACGAGTACTCAGCTCAGGCTGTTGCCTTGCTTGTGTCGACCTTGGATGACCCAATTTCAATGAATCAAATTAGATGTATGATGATTGTAATTTTGAAGCTATAGTAAATGTAATTTTAAATGTAAGATGGCAATTGtttcttttattggtcttcCTTCAATTTTCAGCACTATGAACAGGAATGCGATGCTAAAACTGCTGTTGCCGCGCTCAACGACACAGACTTCCAAGGCTCCATGCTGAAAGTGGAGGTTAGTACATTCCTCCGGATGAAAGACAAAGAAGGGTCTTCttctcattcatgtcattgttcTGCTGAGGCCATCATGACCAGTTGGCATGGAAACACAGGGATCAATACTTCCAATCCAAGACACAGATGCCATTTTCACTTCAAAGAAAACTAAATTTATCCAACTGTACCGTACCGTACTGGATTTTTTGTACTGCCCTTGACGCAGCCTTGTGTACAAGCTGTTGTTCAGAAAACgtagaacatttttcaaagttttattgGCAGATTCATTGCCTTGCAGATATCAACAAGCAAAGTCAGACAGCGACCAGGAATGGGTGGTTCAGCTGTTTGTTACAGATGTTCAAAACCTGGCCACTGGTCGAAAAATTGCCCGCAGGGACCAAGTCGAGGCCGTGATGATGACAGGCGAGGTGGCAGGATGGGTGGTGCTAGGGGTCGGTATGATCCATACCCTCCACCAAGCGGGGAATGGCTGGATTATTATAGGGAACATTACCCGCCACCCCCACCATATGACAGGTAATTTTCACCAACTTTCTGATGCATTATCCCCAAATTGCTTCAATGAGGACAGAGACACAAACAGAAGACTGGGAAACAAAATCACTTTACCTTTACATGTAAGCATCTCTGCAACAATTTGAAGGTGGTCTCCATTACAAAGTGATACCCGTGAACTGATTCCGGTGTTTGGTATTCTTTTTAATTGTTCTGTTGCACGAATAAAGATTTGGTCATCATGTCAACAATGTGATTGACTCTCTTATTCTTTCAGGCCTGGACGACACGATCCCTATGAACGATATCGCCGGTTCCCAATGCCCCCAAGCCCTGCAGACTACTTCAGGGACCGAGACCCATATCCAAGGCCACCATCATCATACTTTGACAGAAGATCACCACCATCTAGGTAACagaatatttttgaaatgatttttagGGTTTGTATACTGTAAAATGGGTAATGTTCAGAGGTCTTATTTTCATGATTAAGGAGACTAATGCAATACTAAACTTTCAAATCTAATGCATTTACCACATAACTTTTTGGCAGCAGATGCAGAATTAAGTCTACAGCATACTAGCAAAGTCTGGCCGACTTCAATCCTGAATGACCAAGATTATCTCATCTCTTCTTTCTATCTTCCAGAGACCCCTATGAGATGTATATGGCAGCTTATGAGAGACGGTAAGAGCTTACTTTTCAAGCCTGTCTGAAAAGGACGGCCAACACAGGAGCCTGGCATCTGAATTTTGTATTGTTCATTTGTATTTCCTTTTCACTCGACTAACTAACACTCAAGTCAGTGTCACCCTGTTGTGTCACTCTAACAGAGTAAAGCTAGTTTTTTATTGAGTTGTGTGCATGAAACCTTAGTTTTGCGACCGAGTTTGAGATTTGGTCTCCCACTTTCTAAGATGGACTAAGGTGCCTGATTTGCCAGTTCGGGTTTGAAGGCAGCAAAGTAGGAATGGGTATTTCAGTAGGGTATCGACATCCCAATTGATTATCACTTGTGTATGGATAAAATTCAGACAGAACTGACGTCACATGTCTTTTCGGCAGTGTTGGACTCTAGTTGACAGCCAACACTGCGTAGCAGCGGCTGAAGCTATGCCGATGCCCTGCTGCATGACCACAAAGCTTGCATGTTGCTTGAACATGGTGTCATGCAGGATTTGTTGCaatgatttgaaatgaaatcttcCTGGAGATCGCACCAGacaaaatgttgataaaatgtccaaaactCACATTCCTGGCATTATCCAGTCTTTGGCTTGCCT
Above is a window of Lineus longissimus chromosome 3, tnLinLong1.2, whole genome shotgun sequence DNA encoding:
- the LOC135484397 gene encoding RNA-binding protein lark-like isoform X3 — translated: MAMRNGYGRGGRGGGPRTRSGGVPTKVFVGQLPETMRKSDMEDLFRKFGEVVECDVVKDFGFVHYEQECDAKTAVAALNDTDFQGSMLKVEISTSKVRQRPGMGGSAVCYRCSKPGHWSKNCPQGPSRGRDDDRRGGRMGGARGRYDPYPPPSGEWLDYYREHYPPPPPYDRPGRHDPYERYRRFPMPPSPADYFRDRDPYPRPPSSYFDRRSPPSRDPYEMYMAAYERRSCQTDDFTKD
- the LOC135484397 gene encoding RNA-binding protein lark-like isoform X2 encodes the protein MAMRNGYGRGGRGGGPRTRSGGVPTKVFVGQLPETMRKSDMEDLFRKFGEVVECDVVKDFGFVHYEQECDAKTAVAALNDTDFQGSMLKVEISTSKVRQRPGMGGSAVCYRCSKPGHWSKNCPQGPSRGRDDDRRGGRMGGARGRYDPYPPPSGEWLDYYREHYPPPPPYDRPGRHDPYERYRRFPMPPSPADYFRDRDPYPRPPSSYFDRRSPPSRDPYEMYMAAYERRYGAPPPPPAGRPPSPRGSGPY
- the LOC135484397 gene encoding RNA-binding protein lark-like isoform X1; translated protein: MAMRNGYGRGGRGGGPRTRSGGVPTKVFVGQLPETMRKSDMEDLFRKFGEVVECDVVKDFGFVHYEQECDAKTAVAALNDTDFQGSMLKVEISTSKVRQRPGMGGSAVCYRCSKPGHWSKNCPQGPSRGRDDDRRGGRMGGARGRYDPYPPPSGEWLDYYREHYPPPPPYDRPGRHDPYERYRRFPMPPSPADYFRDRDPYPRPPSSYFDRRSPPSRDPYEMYMAAYERRYMEYYTAQANAANYQAPVPPPPPANPSGFDFNAIGYGAPPPPPAGRPPSPRGSGPY